One region of Oryza glaberrima chromosome 7, OglaRS2, whole genome shotgun sequence genomic DNA includes:
- the LOC127779319 gene encoding pentatricopeptide repeat-containing protein At1g26460, mitochondrial gives MAAAAATSRLLRRHPPPLPLLLRSSISSSRPLLQQPELSPAAAADAAPATDAAPLPPKPSTGSPFYGENWRNPAAAANPSSSSLLPAVVGGGAHARAAAYSASPGAAELKETFAEWMAEQRWEEMKQLFEFWVRSLDPASGKPNRPDVDLFNHYLRAQLMSGALPIEMLDLAEQMREFEITPNTASHNLILKSMVQAQEADGAEKLIERMLQTGTQPDDESYNLVVNLLIKLNRVDSTLKYLDLMLKSGYTISSSVFVEYVRACVRSGRLDTLASVIEKCKATDQNKVLCPPWSWCVEIAEAAFEANNSKLGLFALEYLARWIARSERVIPPLHLSVDEGLVLSALSAAGRTCSTDLLNAAWSILRKSLHQKRAPTPEAYLAKIYAHSSIGHLQRAFGTLREFENTYGNFEDIDSELFSPFTSLRPLVVACCKDGYTTLDSVYVQLENLSSADTPYKSVAALNCVILGCANIWDLERAYETFEAIKEKFGLTPDIHSYNALLHAFGKRKKTEEACNVFQHLVSLGVKPNATTYGLLVDTHLVNRDAKAALAVIAEMVDTGFTPSKETLKKVRRRCSRESDFDSDEKVQSLAKQFNYRMGGENRREMLFNIEYSAEFASTPSPS, from the exons ATggctgccgcggcggccacctcccgcctcctccgccgccacccgcctcccctccccctcctcctccgctcctccatctcctcctcccgccctcTCCTCCAGCAGCCCGagctctcccccgccgccgcggccgatgCGGCCCCCGCCACCGATgccgcgccgctcccgccgaAGCCGAGCACGGGGAGCCCCTTCTACGGCGAGAACTGGCGGaaccccgccgcggcggccaacCCGTCCtcatcctccctcctccccgcggtcgtcggcggcggcgcgcacgcccGCGCGGCGGCGTACTCGGCGTCCCCGGGCGCGGCGGAGCTGAAGGAGACGTTCGCGGAGTGGATGGCGGAGCAGCGGTGGGAGGAGATGAAGCAGCTGTTCGAGTTCTGGGTGAGGTCGCTCGACCCGGCGTCCGGGAAGCCCAACCGCCCCGACGTCGACCTCTTCAACCACTACCTCCGCGCGCAGCTCATGTCCGGGGCGCTCCCGATCGAGATGCTGGATCTCGCCGAGCAGATGCGCGAGTTCGAGATCACGCCCAACACGGCCTCCCACAACCTCATCCTCAAGAGCATGGTCCAGGCCCAGGAGGCTGATGGCGCCGAGAAGCTCATTGAGCG GATGTTGCAAACAGGAACTCAACCAGATGACGAATCCTACAATTTGGTTGTAAATCTTCTGATTAAACTGAACCGGGTGGACTCTACTTTGAAATATTTGGATTTGATGCTTAAATCAGGCTACACAATATCTTCCTCTGTTTTTGTTGAGTATGTCCGGGCATGTGTAAGATCTGGTAGATTGGATACATTGGCATCAGTCATAGAGAAGTGCAAG GCTACAGATCAGAACAAAGTCTTGTGTCCACCATGGTCCTGGTGTGTTGAAATAGCAGAAGCTGCTTTTGAAGCTAACAACAGCAAGCTGGGTCTTTTTGCTTTGGAATATCTTGCAAGATGGATTGCTCGTTCTGAGCGTGTTATTCCTCCTCTTCATCTTTCAGTTGATGAAGGTTTAGTACTCTCAGCTCTAAGTGCTGCTGGCAGAACTTGTAGCACTGATCTCCTGAATGCTGCTTGGTCAATATTACGTAAGTCCTTGCACCAGAAAAGGGCACCGACGCCAGAGGCATATCTTGCCAAGATTTATGCTCATTCATCCATTGGTCATCTTCAGCGGGCTTTTGGTACCCTACGTGAATTTGAAAATACCTATGGGAACTTTGAGGATATTGATTCAGAGCTCTTCTCACCGTTCACTTCATTGCGACCACTCGTTGTTGCTTGCTGTAAGGATGGGTACACCACACTGGACTCG GTCTATGTGCAATTGGAGAATTTAAGTTCTGCAGATACGCCATACAAATCTGTTGCTGCTCTTAACTGTGTTATATTGGGGTGTGCAAACATTTGGGATCTTGAGCGAGCATATGAAACTTTTGAGgcaataaaagaaaagtttggACTTACACCTGACATACATTCTTACAATGCGCTTTTGCATGCATTTGGAAAGCGGAAAAAG ACTGAAGAAGCTTGCAACGTCTTTCAGCATCTAGTAAGCCTTGGTGTTAAGCCAAATGCAACAACTTATGGCCTTCTTGTTGACACTCATCTTGTAAATCGGGACGCAAAAGCTGCTCTTGCTGTAATTGCTGAGATG GTTGATACGGGCTTTACTCCTTCAAAGGAGACACTTAAGAAGGTCCGAAGACGCTGCTCCCGTGAATCAGATTTTGATAGTGACGAGAAAGTGCAATCCCTGGCTAAGCAGTTTAACTACCGAATGGGTGGTGAAAACCGCAGGGAGATGCTCTTTAACATTGAATACAGCGCTGAGTTCGCAAGTACTCCTAGTCCAAG TTGA